Within Desulfolithobacter dissulfuricans, the genomic segment AAGGGCAACCACCAGCGAAACAAAGGCCACGGGCAGGGCAATGGTGGTATCGGGCAGCCGTTCGGTGCCGAACAGGGCCTGGCGACCGATCTCATAGCCGGCCACAATCACGGCGATGGAGGTCACCAGCGTGGCAACTGTTTCCGCCTTGTACAGGCCGTAGGGAAAGGAGGGATGTTCACGGCTGGCGACCCAGAGTCCGAGCCAGGCGGCCATGGAGGCCAGGACGTCGGTGGCTGAATGGATGGCGTCCCCGATAAGCGCCGTTGAACCGGCGGCAACCCCGGCAATACCCTTGCCTGTGGCCAGACAGAGATTGAGAACAATGGAGATCGCGGCGCGGCGGCGGGCGGATCTGAGATTGGCACGGGATATATCAGAACTCATCGAGACCAGCGCTCTTGGACTGTGTGGAGGTTGCAGAGTATGCTACAGGAAAACATGGCCCAGACAATAATGCTCCAGGAAAAAATAACAAGCTGATATTTGATAAAAATTATCAAAAGTTATCCTTGCAAAATGTGTTGACAGTGCTCATTGTTTGGTGTACCTAAACTTACAAAAATCACCGGAGCGCAATATGAGCAAGAACAATCCGAACATGCTGTTTCGCTGTCTCAAGGGCAAGAGAAATAAATGTCGGATGAGACGTGGGTGTGCTGGGCCATCACAGGCAGGCGTGATTGAGCCCCTCTCCCGGACCTGCTGCCGGGGAAAGGTTAAGGTATGCCGGATAACCGGCGACCGCAAGCTCTGTGCGAGGATGGCCTCTATGGGACTGCTGCCCGGCTCGGAACTTGAGTTGATCTGTCCCGGCCATGGCCATAACTGCATGGTGAAAATCGGTGGAGGAACCCTCAGCCTGGATATGCCGCTGGCGGAAAACATCTATGTGACCCCAGTGTAGTTTTTTTCTCTCGTCTCTCTCTTTTTTTTGCCCTTGTTTTAGGGAGCCCTAATGCCTGATTACACCCATTGGTGAGCCTATGCAGAACTCTATTGTCTTCATTATTGTAGTGGTCATTGCGCTGGGTTTTATTATCCGGCTTTACAGAAGGCTTGTCAGTAAAACGGTTTCTGGCTGCGGCTGGGGCTGCAGCCACTGTTCTTCAGACTCCGGGAGCTGCAGCTTCAAGCCGCCGGAGCCCGATGACACCACAGAGGAAAAACCGTAACCATGCCTGAAATCAAAATCGCCCTGGCCGGCAATCCCAATGCCGGCAAAACCACCCTTTTCAATCACCTGACCGGGGCCCGCCAGCATGTGGGCAACTATCCCGGGGTTACGGTGGAAAAAAAAGAGGGCTTTTTCCAGCACAAAGGGCAGGAAATCCATGTTGTCGACCTGCCCGGCACCTATTCCCTGACCGCCTACTCGGTGGAAGAACTGGTGGCGCGGGATTTTCTGGTGGGGGAACGGCCTGATGTGGTGGTCGACGTGGTCGATGCCTCCAACCTGGAGCGCAATCTTTACCTCACGGTGCAGTTCCTGGAACTGGGCGTACCTCTGGTCCTGGCCCTGAACATGGTGGACGTGGCCCGGAGCCGCGGCATCACTATTGATACCGGGAAGCTGAGCCAGCTGCTGGGGGTGCCGGTTGTGCCCATCATCGCCCGTTCCGGTGAAGGGGTCGAACAGCTCATGGACACGGTTGTGGCGGTGGCAGCGGACAATAAGGCCACTCTTTCCCCGGCCCTACTCCGCTACGGCCCTGACCTGGACCCGGTGATCACGAAAATGACCGCCATCATCGGGGAACACCAGCTTCTGACCGACCTCTATCCGCCCCGGTGGACAGCGCTCAAGATTCTTGAAGACGATGACCAGATCCTCGACAAGATCAGGAAGGCCTCCCCGCCCCTGGCCGATGAGCTGCTCCAGCTCAGCCAGACCGTCACCGCCCATCTCCAGCAGACCCTGGACGTCTATCCCGAGGCGATCATTGCCGATCACCGGTATGGATTTATCAAATCCCTTCTCCGCCAGGGGGTGGTCACCCGCCAGTTCCGCACCGACCGGCTCTACGCCTCGGACCGGATAGACAAGGTGGTCACAAATCGGGTTCTGGGGCCGATAATCATGGCCCTGGTTCTTTTTGGCCTCTATACCTTCACCTTCAACTATTCTTCTGTCTTTGTCGACTGGCTGGCCGCTGGTTTCAGCTGGCTTGGTGATCTCGCCGATACCACCCTGCCGGACGGCCCGCTCAAATCCATGATCATCTCCGGCGCCATCGATGGTGTCGGCGGTGTACTTGGCTTTGTTCCGATTATCATGTTCATGTTTTTCGGTATCGCGGTCCTGGAAGACTCGGGCTATCTTGCCAGGGTGGCCTTTATGATGGACCGGATATTTCATTTTTTCGGCCTGCACGGCTCCTCGGTCATGCCGTTTATCATTTCCGGCGGTATTGCAGGCGGCTGTGCTGTTCCCGGTGTGCTGGCAACCAGGACCCTGCGTTCGCCCAAGGAACGGATGGCAACCCTTCTGACGGTACCCTTCATGAACTGTGGCGCCAAGCTGCCGGTGCTCACGCTTCTGATCGGC encodes:
- the feoB gene encoding ferrous iron transport protein B, coding for MPEIKIALAGNPNAGKTTLFNHLTGARQHVGNYPGVTVEKKEGFFQHKGQEIHVVDLPGTYSLTAYSVEELVARDFLVGERPDVVVDVVDASNLERNLYLTVQFLELGVPLVLALNMVDVARSRGITIDTGKLSQLLGVPVVPIIARSGEGVEQLMDTVVAVAADNKATLSPALLRYGPDLDPVITKMTAIIGEHQLLTDLYPPRWTALKILEDDDQILDKIRKASPPLADELLQLSQTVTAHLQQTLDVYPEAIIADHRYGFIKSLLRQGVVTRQFRTDRLYASDRIDKVVTNRVLGPIIMALVLFGLYTFTFNYSSVFVDWLAAGFSWLGDLADTTLPDGPLKSMIISGAIDGVGGVLGFVPIIMFMFFGIAVLEDSGYLARVAFMMDRIFHFFGLHGSSVMPFIISGGIAGGCAVPGVLATRTLRSPKERMATLLTVPFMNCGAKLPVLTLLIGAFFSRHQARYMFLATVAAWLVALFAAKFLRMTVLKGASTPFVMELPPYRLPTLRGLMIHTWERTWEYIKKAGTVILGISILLWAMMTYPGLPEETRSAFDQKRQELSQIMSAEEMDRALLAIDQQQAEAALRHSLAGRIGTALESVSRVAGFDWRTNIALVGGFAAKEVIISTLGTAYSLGEVDPEASGSLKDRLIADPHWNPVTALAVLAFIMFYSPCFVTIVAIAREAGSWKWAFFSMAFNTVFAFILAVIIYQTGMLLGFGG
- a CDS encoding FeoA family protein codes for the protein MRRGCAGPSQAGVIEPLSRTCCRGKVKVCRITGDRKLCARMASMGLLPGSELELICPGHGHNCMVKIGGGTLSLDMPLAENIYVTPV
- a CDS encoding FeoB-associated Cys-rich membrane protein — its product is MQNSIVFIIVVVIALGFIIRLYRRLVSKTVSGCGWGCSHCSSDSGSCSFKPPEPDDTTEEKP